Proteins from a single region of Hydra vulgaris chromosome 12, alternate assembly HydraT2T_AEP:
- the LOC136088140 gene encoding E3 SUMO-protein ligase ZBED1-like yields MSPRKNKIWRYFQKTSDGAECKACKKSLKTKDGNTSGLHRHLEKKHSQDYVEYSEKTDDSLLPPPKIKQRTMVEMLETKSNYDKDNSIQKQFDSAMLDYFCTDLASFSAVEGRGFKKLFDIANPKLSFHHRTTYSRKLSIRSREVQAGMKSIITEITPNLKSAAFTSDLWTSIAQDSYISWTFHAIDENWKLHHWTPLIQQFPGRHTGIIIEEKLDSFLEELSSPADLPMYCVNDQARNMKLAVKLSKRFDQYLCNNHILQCAVPDSFGMTAGMDDVLQTCKDLASLTHQSTVAAELLASESDAQGINFRQLRQSVDTRWNSELDCMASVLHLKSEVISLCANEDIFSKTINASRWKSIEGAVEILAPLKKATETWLAESIPTINTVADSLYLIHDKIDQFIETDGKNGYGVLYAKNLKSCIEKRFPLCHTGNLLSAAANYLNPALKGLQLKLFKKFQTTKEWLASQVKNNVECQPVARVISEAQVKRQT; encoded by the coding sequence ATGTCaccaagaaaaaacaaaatctggagatattttcaaaaaacaagtgACGGTGCGGAATGCAAGGCGTGCAAAAAGTCTTTGAAAACAAAAGATGGAAACACAAGCGGACTTCATCGTCACCTCGAAAAAAAACACAGCCAAGATTACGTTGAGTATTCTGAAAAAACTGACGACTCTCTTCTTCCTCCTCCTAAGATAAAACAACGAACCATGGTCGAAATGCTTGAAACAAAGTCCAATTATGACAAAGACAATTCCATTCAAAAACAGTTTGACTCTGCAATGCTGGATTACTTTTGCACTGATCTGGCATCCTTTTCAGCAGTCGAAGGAAGAGGTTTCAAGAAATTATTTGACATTGCAAACCCTAAACTGAGCTTTCATCACAGAACAACTTATTCAAGAAAGCTTTCAATTCGGTCAAGAGAAGTTCAAGCTGGAATGAAGAGCATAATAACGGAGATTACGCCAAATCTAAAAAGTGCTGCATTTACTTCTGACCTTTGGACTTCTATAGCTCAGGACAGCTACATATCTTGGACTTTTCATGCTATTGACGAAAATTGGAAACTACATCACTGGACACCCCTTATCCAACAGTTCCCAGGCAGACACACAGGTATCATAATTGAAGAAAAGCTGGATTCTTTCTTAGAAGAACTAAGTTCGCCTGCTGATTTGCCAATGTACTGCGTGAACGACCAGGCAAGAAACATGAAACTTGCGGTCAAATTGTCAAAGCGCTTTGACCAATACTTGTGCAACAATCATATTTTGCAATGTGCAGTTCCAGACTCATTTGGAATGACTGCTGGAATGGATGATGTGTTGCAAACATGCAAAGATTTGGCTTCTTTAACTCACCAGTCAACAGTTGCAGCTGAGTTGCTTGCATCAGAATCAGACGCTCAAGGAATCAATTTTAGACAGTTACGCCAATCTGTTGACACAAGATGGAATAGTGAACTGGATTGCATGGCTTCTGTCCTACATCTAAAGAGTGAAGTTATTAGCTTATGTGCAAAtgaagatattttttcaaagacCATCAATGCATCACGGTGGAAATCAATCGAGGGAGCAGTAGAAATTTTGGCACCACTTAAAAAAGCTACAGAAACGTGGTTGGCTGAGTCTATTCCAACAATTAACACTGTCGCCGATTCTCTTTATTTAATCCATGACAAAATTGATCAATTTATTGAGACGGATGGAAAAAATGGCTACGGTGTCTTGTAtgcaaaaaacttgaaaagcTGCATTGAGAAAAGATTTCCTCTTTGTCACACTGGAAACTTATTGAGTGCTGCAGCAAACTACTTAAATCCTGCTTTAAAGGGACTTCAGTTGAAGctcttcaaaaaatttcaaacaacaaaAGAATGGTTAGCCTCCCaggttaaaaataatgttgagtGCCAACCTGTTGCCAGAGTCATTTCTGAAGCGCAAGTTAAACGTCAGACTTGA